The genomic region GAAGAGCAGCACCTAGCCCCAGACAGCAGTCCCCTAGACAGGTAAGGCACACCATGACCCAACCCAACCTCCCACgtcttcatgaaacctttcccacAATCTGGACAGCCGCAGGCAGCCTTCATACATTCTCTTCACCCTCCCCATCGCGGTGGCCACCTTCCATAGTTCCCCGTCATCACTTCCACACGCTCCTCCATGCCATCCCCCATATACACCATTCCCTCATTACTCCTGCATGTCTTTCCCCAATCTCAACATTTTTCCCTGCCCCCATCTCCAGTCCTGCCCATCTTCCTTATCTCCCACCCTGTGGAACTGACCTATCTACTTCATTCCTGGCTCCTAACCCTTCTCTGGTCCCCCAGTTCCAGCCTACCCCCTCCCATCTCTGTCACTCCCAGCTCTTTATACCTTGCCCTGCATCTCCTCAGAAAACATATCCATCCTCTGTGACCATCTGTCAGGGGATGAGCTTGTGAGCTTCTGCTTTCGTGGTTGTGAAGTGTGTACTTGTGAATGTAACACTGGGGTGTGCCTTTGGGTCCTCATCTATGAATGTCTGACTATTTGCCTTTGTTCATCATTTTGACAAGTTGCATGTCCATGTGTGCACctgtgattttgtttgtttgagtcTCTGCCCCACCTATGGCAGTCACATACACAAAGTTGAGCCCAGGTAGGCAGACCCAGGGTCTCAGAACTGCACCTGGCACTGATGGAAAGAATCAGTGTTCTGGAAATGAGTCCAGTGTTCACAGCACAGAGAAGCAAATCTACAACTTGCTTTGACGATTAAAACCAACTGTGCAGCCATTCTCCTCACATCTGATTATTTCTTATGTATATGACCAGAGCTCCCTAAAGGCAGAGTGGGCAGTAATATATACCATATAGTTATGGCCCTTTGAAAGGTCTTACTTTTTCCCACATATCTCCCTCTGCCGAGGTACTACCCTCCTTTCCAATCTGAGAAGTTAGACTCTTTGATCTTGACATCAAATGTGGGGACCTTGTCTCTAGAAGGCCACTGTTAAATCACACATGTTACctatgaagggggaggggaaggcaggagtggagagagaagagatgtggTAAGACTATTATTACATTTTTTCTGTATTAGGAAGGTATTGCCTTGAAAAGCATAATAATCCCGTCCTTgagagaatggatgaaaagcaaTCCAATAAACACTATATTTGAGCCTGCGCTATATGAAAgtcactctgctaggcactgtagggagtacaaagatgaataagacagtctcttccttcaagaacaggttaacaagaaggaaaaatatattaaacaaaaaaaaaacctataacaCAAGCTGGCTTGTGAAAATACAGTAAGTAAAATGTACAATGGTAAAGGcactcagaaaaaggaaaaaaatacagaataagtAAGTTTCGGTGATGGGGGAAAGAACCTCCACCTCTTCCCCAAGGAGAGTGAGAAGAAGCCGTCAGGGAGATGGCTTTAAGAGAACCCAATCACAGGACCATCTGATCTTACACAAGACAgaaattgctgttgttgttcagtcactttagtcatgtccaactcttcgtgacccctttttgggggttttcttggcaaaaatattggagtcattttgtcatttgcttctccagttcattgtaCACATgggggactgaggcaaacagggttaagtgatttgtccagggtcacccagctaataagtatgtgagacggtatttgaactcagaaagataagtcatcctgaattctatctactgtgccacctatctaccCCAAGACAGAAATTAAGAGGTGATTATTTGCATTACATAAAAACCCACATTTCACTCTATTTCACTACAGGGTATTTAAAAATAGCTCCTCTTGCATTTATAATTATTCAActtaaggggaaaataaaatatttttacacattttGGCTCCATCAAGTTTGGTTCCatccagtgctttgcacaatgtctggcatgtagtagacgCTTAACAAATACTGATGGATTGAGCAAGTAAAATATACCTGTGCACCTATCATTCCCCATCTAAACGAATAGCTATGTGGCATgatggaaagaatgatggatttggagtcaggaagacaatgaCTGTTAATCCCTTTGGCTTGTGGGCTGAAGTCCATGTATGTACATGGTATTCCTTCCCCCATTCATCAGCCTGCTGGATCTCTCCAAGACAGGCAAGCAAATCCAGGAGGTTAATCATCACAATCAGCCTTAGACTTCTTTCCTGGGAACTCAGAGGGCTAGAGGAGATCATCTTTCCGAGGGTGAAGAGGCTAGAGTACTTAATTCTTATTATTACTGGATCAGGCCAGATGATCTGTGGGAGCAGGAACTAGCGAACAGAAGAGTTTTGGTTTGAGAaagattttcctttaaaaagggtGGAATTTGACTCTTTTAACatggagaagcagaagaaaaacagaaggcTTGGCTCTGCTACCAGTAGAAGATGGATGAGTTCTCAAATTCTGCCAGATTGGGAGTATTAGGTACATTCAGGAGTTGAGGtttctggaaaagagaaaacagagcacTAAGATCTCCCCTCCTCAATTCCCTATCCAGAATAAATGGAAGATGTTAGGAATATTGGGAATGGGAGGAAAGGATACTTTTTGAAGTTAGGATCTAGGTAAAACctgacagaaaaagaacaaaagaggttttaaaaaatgttgggaCTAGGTGGGTTACTTATTAGTGATTATTGAGGTAAACTAAACATAAAGTTGCACcttatctcctcctcctcatatGGATGCTTGGACTCTGTGGGGGGTTCTCTTCACTTCTTCCTGGgtgaaattgaaacaataactttggTTTTTGTGGTACTGAACCTGAGGCCCATACTGGAGGCCTGATCCCCAGATAGAGTCAAACTCAGAAGCTCTAAGGCTTAAGTAGAAATCCTTTAGAGATCactctccattttttcttctacttgctCCCTACTGGTGGTATCATTGgacctcttcgagaatgaaggacaaacaataactaTTCTCTATGTGCCAGTCAGATTTCTGATCTTAAAAAAGATGTTTGTCTTCCAACAGtctgggaaggaaggggggggcGGTGTCTGAGTTCCAACCCCTCCCCCTAAGAATAAAACACATCATCTCTAAGCCTTCTGTGACCAGTGATGTTAGACGCCTTTTCaccagaaagacaaaaacaagctcatcttttattttctatctatttatttggTATTTGGACAGAACATGGCCCCTCCGCATGctgcctcctttcttatctccctttccccaccccttctctcatCCCATTCTAACCAGAACCCTGGCTCAGAGTCTCTCCAGTAAAGCAGCAGTGTAGGCTTTGGAATAAGAACCAGAATAAGTTCATTCAAGGGGTCTGGCCACCCCACGGGGCAGGGAGGCCTCCCAGCAGTGCTAGGAGAGAAACCCTTCCAGCCCAGTCTAGTTCCAGTGAGGCTTCCTGCAACCCCTGCAATCAGTCTATCAAGCAGTCCCTCATTGTTTCCTGTCTCTAAATGTTGATACTTTCCGCTCATGCACAATTCTGCCCATGGCAGTAAAAAACGATATTTGTTGATGTTACTTCTGTTGAACCTCCCTGAATCCACTCAGTTTAATGAATATAATACATTgcaccagacctgtgatttcatttgattaGGAAACTATTggtgaggaaaatccctttatTAACACTCATGGGCATTGGCTCAGCAATCTATagcagggttttgttttctttttttaggatgTGGCCCGGGGGAACTAAGAGCTTAAGTGATTAGCCCAGTATGACAATACTTGTATATGTCAGAGacgggacttgaacccaggccttttgattCTGAGGTCAGCTTTCAGGCTCATCATGCAGATTCTCCactcagtttaattcaattcaattcaccaaattGCCCTATGTGCAGGACTACGTATGTACTAGATGGAATAGGAGAACAGTGAAACTATCCCCTCCTCCAGGAGCTGAGGAGACACAGTATGAGTGCACAGAACGATTATAAGAGGTAGAGATAACTAGTAACCTTGGATGAGGGAGGGAGTGTTTACGAAAGTGTTGGACATGGCTACTAAACCAtgctttaaaggaaactagggattcggAGAGactgaggtgagaagggagagtgttccagacaAGAAAGATGATCTTTACAGAAGTAGGGGATATAAGATGGAATGTCCTGTATTAGAAGCAGCTTGTAGGCCAATTTGATTGGAACAGAGAGTGGGTAAATAAACTAATGAATGAAATTAGACTGGAAAGTCAAGCAAGAGTCAGATTGTGGTGAGCTTTAAATGCTAGCCTAAAGATCTTATGTATATCCTGCCAGCAAATATGGTACCACTgacagttcttttcttttttaaaaaatatctggtgttttattttgcaagtttgtattttttttttggagggaggaagacagagcaattggggttaagtcacgtagctagtaaatgtatcaagtgtctgaggctggatttgaacgcagatcctccttactccagggccagtgctctactgactgtgccacctagctgcccctgccattGACACTTCTTGAGTATGACATGGTCAAATGTATGTTTTAGTAATATaatttcaaagaattaaaaaccaaACCCAGGCCACCCAAGCTGTCTAACCCATAATAAAATAAATCCTTTGCCTAGATAGCAAAAGGGTGGGGTATGAAACTAAGTTAAATACAGACATCAGAGCCCCTCACTGCCACCACTCCATATTATCCATCTTCCATTTGCCACAGTGACTAGCTATCCAGAGGGACCCTGAGACTCTAGAAGACCTAGTACAAGATGGTGGCCCCTACTTCTCCAACACTGCTGTAGGTATAAGGGCACATTTGTGGCCCTGGGATGGCCTTACTGACTCCTGTCTCTTCCTTCTGATCCTgattcttttttgctttctctctccagTTCCCAGACTGAGGGCCCAGTGCCTGATCCAAGCCAGGAGAGAAGATGCCCTCTCCACCGATGCCCAGTTACCACACCCCTCATCTCTTCAGGCCCCTTGCCAGTTTCAAGTACCCTCCAACCCCAGGGTCAGAACTTATCCAGTCCCTCAGGTCCTCCCCGATTCTCTTATCCCCGGGCCCAGCAGGAGTACCGAGGTGGCTACACCTTGCCTGGGCCTGGGGACAGAACTGCCCTGTGCTCCCACCACTCGAGCCTCAGCCCCTCCCCTGTCCCCTCACAGAGGGATGGCTCCTGGAAGCCCAGACCTGTGCAGCACCATGTGGTAAGCGTCAGGTAAGGAGTGAGattagggtggggtggggtagggaaacaaaaaaaaaatagcctaccCTCTTTCTATAAGATTAAACTAGAGATTGAGAGCCCAGGTCTCGGCACTCCTGGATATGGAAGTTCCAGGGGTACAAGGATGCTGGGGATAGGGCTCCAGACTGGAGAACACACAGGCTTGAATGCAGCTAGAAGAAAGATTTAGGACCTGGACAGAGAGATCTGGTAATGAACTGAAAGGGTTAATGCCATGCTTCTTGTTTCTATAAAAGAAATAACTCTCTAATTAGCTATTTTTCTTATCTGCAGGCATGAGCAGGCTTTTCGGATACCAAGGAGGTAAGAACTCTGTCTTCCTTTACCCCTTCCTATCTGCCATCATGTTCTTCCCCTGCTGGGAGTCACTTTCTTGGCTACAGCTTTCCCCTATGACAGTATTTCCCAAATTATTGGCCCCATGGACAGAACATGTAAGAGCAGAGTTCTCCAATGAATGTTTTGGATAGCTCTCCACAGGTAGGGgataaatgcttttgaaaatcAACCTTAAGGCTAAAGAATCCCTTCTGCTGTTTTTCACATTTTGAAGTGGAGGTGGGGTGCACGTGTGGCCCATATGTGCAGAGGGAAGGGAGATAGGGGGTGTCTCTTGCCCAGGGCTGTGCTTTTTCTTGATGGACACTGACATCAGTGAGAATGGAGAATGAGAATAGCCTGTGGCTTGGCACAGTCCCCTTCAGGGCAGAAGGTGAGCCTTCTTACTGGGCTGGTAGGATAAATGGTCCCCAACTGAAGCATTCACTAGCATTTAAATGTTCTCATGGAATCCCTACTCACATCACAGGTTGCATGAAAGACACTTGGGAAAATGCATTAAAGCTACATGAGCAGGAAATGCCCTCAGCCTCCTACCCTGAGGAACCCTTTTCTGCTGAGTCCCAGAGTACCAATGGGTACTCAGCTCCCACTCATGCCTTGGCTCCCCTCCCTTCCAGCTACTCCCAGCTGATTGCTGAGTGGCCCCTGGCTGTGCTGCTGGTGTGCCTGTCCATTGTCTTGCTCTGTACAATAGCTGGGCTGCTGGGCGGACAGATGCCTGACTTCTCAGAGCCCTTACTGGTGAGTGACAGAGGGACAAGGAGGGAAAAGCAGAAGTCTCAGCTCTTCTTCccacaagacagagagagatggggtggAGTCAGCTGGGGGGAAATGGTGCCTGGGTAAGGAGTTGGGCTTTGAAGCATCAGAGGGAATGGACAAAAGttagagagaaagggaaacatTCCGGATAAAAAAAGATCGCTACTCAGTGATCAGGTGATCCAGGTGGGGCTTCATCTCTTTTGGTCTTTCCGTTAGGGGGAGCAGGGCAGAGAATGGGAAATGGGAGACAGACTGGTGGCTTGTGGAactaggaaggaaaggaaaaaagggaagtcCTAGTTGGAGGATTTATCTCCACACCCCATCAATCCTGCCCTTCCTGTGAACTTCACTGCAGGGCTTTGAGCCTCGGGACACAGACATTGGGCGAAAACTGGCAGTCTGGAGAATTGTGCAGGAACTCACTGGCCACAAGAAGGTGTTCTCATTAACCCCTGACCCTGACCTGAATAGGTATGGGCCATGGCATGGGGAGGGTGGGATATCTGTGTCCCTGTAAGACCACATGCCTACtatggtcacacacacacacacacacacacgcacacacacacacacacacatatatatacacatacaacctCAGGTAACTTCTCAAAGGGAAGCAGCAGCATATGTTTTGGATCCACTGAGGGACCATATAACCCAGCTGACCTGTCTCCTTGGCCCCTTCTCCTTGAGTTAACTGTCAATAGGTTAAGTTACTCATTACCTAGACTTGCTGGTGGTTTCCCTGGGATGGGAACTTTCTCTATCTCAGTTCTGACAGCTCTATTACTATGAGCCCCCTGGACTGGGGCAGTGCCCAGGAAGGGCTGGCCCGGCCTCGTAGGATGGTGGAATCCTGGGAGGACAGAGGACAGGATGGCTTCTTCTGTGGCCCCCCAGGTGAGTGGCATCTTGGCCAACCCCTCCCTGCCTTAGTCTAACCCGCCCAGCTCCTTCTTCTgctccctcccctgcctccccaaaTAGGTCACTCATTATCTCTAAGCTTTCTGTGGCCAGTGCAGTTTCCCATCATATTACCACAGGTACAAGGATGTACTTACTTTTTATTTTCTGCCCACTCAACTTGGTATCTAGACAGAACACAGCCTCTCCATGTgctccctacttccttccttcctcccccatccccccacgCTGGATCAGGTTCCCCTTAACTGCAGCAAAACATTTTTCCCCCCGGAACTTTGACAATAGCAGGATGGGGCAGATGAAGGCTGGGCATGAGAAATATGATCAAGATTTTAgtgaaacaaaaagaagaaacaagaggaGGATTGGTAGGTACTATGAGGTAAGCCATAGGTCAGGTTCATGAAGACCAGTTGGAGTAAAGAAGAAGAGACAGGTTGCAAAGCAAGGGGTCAATGATGTCCAGGGAAGTTAGTCAGcaggtcctctttgaaaacaaagggcaaacacaacctgtgagtagcccgagctgcctgaatggggatgCAGGCAGTTGGGTAGTTCAGCTAGTCCTCTCCCTCTcgctctccttctccctctccctctccttctccctctccctctccaaaggAAGATAGATGTTGATGGCTGGAAGCTGCCCAGttaacttgggatttactggctagattctttccttccttccttccttccttccttccttctgtccttccttccttccttctgtccttccttcctttcccccctccctgccttcctccctccctccctccctctttccctctttctttcactcttttcctCTTAAACCTAtgtcactctggagctcatagattggaccacaataggtccctgcccaggCTATATTTTGGGTCCTCCTAGCTCACAATGAATCTTAgcagtaactatttctcttttgaccagcaaccctgagggtcttcccctcccagtttgattttttttcttttaaattaaaggggccaccccttgactcacttcttaaagcggcctatttactgaatgggcatgacctcactcaaagtgagaacctgaaaaggccttagcctaaaagggccagggtctcccattgcattctggaccatctccagtcatcctgatgaatatctgtccactgaacccagatgactctggaggagaaagtgaagttggtgaccttgcacagccttccctcactcaaatcaaagtcaactgcaagtcatgtcatcatttccctgatgccatggtcctcttcaaaaatgaaggacaaacacaacaacaagtcAGCAGGGATCAAAAGCATAGTTCAAGAGAATAGGAAACCCAAGATCAAGGGACCCAGGCAGAGAGCCTGAGCAGCAAGGGATCAGAAGCACAGGTTGAAGAGGTAGGACAGGATCTAAGCAAGAGAAGTGGAGCCCCAGCAACAAAAATGGAGCTTATGGTACCAAGCCACCTCCCTTCTGAGGAAAAGACTcctgaagaatatttttttaaatctggggCCAGAGCTGTTTGTGATTGCAAGAACTTTTGAATTTTTGGATTGTAGCAAGGCAGCTTTGGTTACTTTCTGTTGCCCTGGGCCAACTCCCTATGTCCCATGGACATAGGAACCAGTTAAAGGGTTGGGAACTAGATGAATGAGCATTCAGGTATGCTGAAAAGGGATACCACCCCAAGAATTTCATCTTAAGGACAAGTATAAAATGATCTGTCCCTGAATTGACAGGGACTGTACAACTCCCAGTAACAATTTGATTCCCATTTAAGAGGCAATTGGGTCAGCCTCGGTTTCTCTTTAAGGAAAACCCCAAGTCCTATCCTACCTGAGACTAGAAGGGCAACAAGAGGACACTAGGAATCAGAACTGACTTTCACCCCTTCCTGCCTTATCCTGCAAGCCCAGACTAATCTTGGcccttttctgtgcctcaatttcccactTATCACACATACAGATAGGGATGATTCAGCCTCCCATGGGGGTATTAGGGTCCGGAGGGGTCCATAAGACTGAAGGGTTAAGTTCTTGGAGTTTGTGTTGCAGAGAACAGTTACTCGCAGTTGGTGTTCATGTCCACCACAGCCGGCAGCCTGTGGAATCTGCAAGCCATTCAGTCCATGTGTCGAATTGAGCAGGAGAAGGTGAGCCATctgggtgtgtggggaggggatgGTATGGAGAGAGAGCAAGGGTGGGGAGAGGATTGGGCAGGATAATGGGTGGCCAGTTTAGGAAAGGAAAAGCTCCCAGGAGGCAGCTGACCCTATTCTAAATGTGAAATCCCATGTAAAGTACAAACCTGGCTCCTAGCATCCTGCTTGCCCTCACCCTCTATTCCTCCTACCCTTGACTGCGTAtgcctgcttccctccactcccctcccattccattGTCCCCAATTAAATGACCAAAAGAGTGACCTTGTTGTTCATTGGGTTCTCCGAAGAGTCCTTGATAACTTCCACTCCTCAAAGGGACAGGCTTCTTTTCTAAGATAGAAGCCAGGGGGTCACTTAATGAATTAACGTTAGGTAGGAGCCGAGGGCATTGGTCCCAGtctcctcagcctcctctcaGCCTCTACAAGGAGATGCGTCTAATCCTTGGGCTACCCCATCAGAGCCATTTGAGATTCCTGAGGTCTTCTACTTCTGTCCTTCTGCAGATCCGCTCCCACGCCCATTTCAGGGACCTATGTCAGCGCACCTCGGCTGACGAGTGCTGCCCCAGCTGGTCCATAGGCAACTACATTGCTGTGCTCTATAATCGCTCCTCGTGCCTGGACATCACCCAGGGGGACATTGTCCGCATGCTGGCTCTTCTACGGGCCTGCGCCCCTTATTACCACCGTGGTACCCTAGTGCCGGCCTGCCTGGGTACCCAACGGGAGAAGCACCCGCTCTGTACCCATGTGCCTGAAAAGTGTGCCCGAGTCAGTGCCATCTACCAACTCCTGCACTTCCTAGTCGATCGAGATTTCCTGAGTCCCCAGACTGCTGACTACCAGGTGCCCTCCCTCAAGTACAGTCTTCTCTTCTTGCCTACCAAGAAGGGGGCCTCCATGATGGGCATCTACCTGGACAATCTGGCCTCCTCCTGGGAGCTCTTCGACAACTACACCTCCATCACAGGAATGGACCTAGGCCTCAAGCAGCAGCTGTTTCAGCACTACCTAGCCCGGGACACAGTGTACCCTGTGCTGGCTCTTGGTGCCATCTTTCTCAGTATCTCCTTGTACCTCCGCTCCCTCTTTATCACACTTATGGTTTTGCTGGCGGTGGTAGGATCCCTGCTAGTTGCCTTCTTCCTGTACCGGGTGGCTTTCCGCTTGGCCTACTTTCCCTTTGTCAATCTGACTGCTGTTGTCTTGCTCAGCAGCATCTGTGCCAATCACACCCTGGTCTTCTTTGACCTGTGGAGCCTCAGCAAGAGCCAGCTCCCCTCCTCTGGGTTCCCCCAAAGGGTCAGCCATACCATGCATCATTTTGGCTACTTGCTCTTGGTCTCTGGTCTCACCACAGGCACAGCCTTCTATGCCAGCTACTtgagtcacttaactgccatCCGATGCTTTGCCATCTATATGGGTACTGCTGTGCTGGTCAATCTGGCCCTCATGCTCACATGGTTGCCCTCCTCCATGGTGCTGTATGAGCGTTACCTAGCCCCTACCTGTGCAGATAGGCCCCAGGGATACTGGGGTGGCAGTAGGCACCGGAGGTTAGCCTTGGCCCTGCAGCGGCAGCTTCGTGCCCTGCAGCGGGCCCTAACAGGCACCTCTCATCTGCTCTTCCAGAGGCTGCTGCCTTGTAGCGTCATTAAATTTCGTTACATCTGGATCTGCTGGTTTGCCGCACTGGCAGCAGGAGGCGCCTACATCGCTGGCTTCAGTCCACGGCTGCGGCTTCCCACTCTGACGATGCCCAGGGGACAAGTCTTCCGACCTAGCCACCCCTTTGAGCGCTTTGATGCTGAATACCGTCAACAATTCATGTTTGAACGTCTGCCTCAGGGAGAAGGTGGGCACATGCCCGTGGCAATGGTGTGGGGCATCCTCCCTGTAGACACAGGTGATCCCTTGGATCCCCGGAGCAATGGCACTCTGGTGAGTGACCCAACTTTCTCTGCCCGTGGTCCTCAGGCCCAGCGTTGGCTACTAACACTTTGCCACCGGGCTCGCAATCAGAGCTTCTACTATGTTGAGCAGGAGGGGGAGCCCACTCTCTGTTTTGTGGAGGAGCTGCAGCGCTGGATGGCTGGTCATCGGTGTGCCTACCATGGCCCTGGTCTCTGCTGTGGCCATTTCCACTTCCCCTTCGGTCCCCAGCTCTTCCTGCATTGTCTCAAGATGATGGCCCTGGAACAGAGTCCTGATGGAGGCCGGGACTTGGGGCCTCGGTTTGATGCTCAGGGCAATCTGGTGGCCCTGGTTCTGCAGTTTCAGACTAATTTCCACTATAGTGTGGATTACAGCCAAACCCACCGCTTCTACCTGGAAGTGAGCCGCTGGCTCGAAGGAGAGCTGAGCACAGCCCCTGGTGGCCTGCGCAATGGTTGGTTCACCAGCCGCCTGGACCTCTACAGCCTCCAGCACAGCctgagcacagagcctgtggtggTCTTGGGCCTGGCCATTGCCCTGTCCTTTGCCATACTCCTGCTGGGCACCTGGAATGTGCTACTCAGTCTGTTTTCTGTAATAGCCATCGCTGGTACCGTGATGCTTACTCTGGGACTGCTAGTGCTTCTAGAGTGGCAGCTCAATGCTGCTGAGTCTCTCTTCCTTTCAGCTGCCGTGGGCCTTTCCGTGGACTTCACCGTGAACTACTGCATCTCCTATCACCTCTGTCCCCACCCAGACCGGCTCAGCCGAGTGGCGTTCTCCCTACGCCAGATGAGCTGTGCCACTGCTGTAGGAGCCTCTGCCCTCTTTTCTGCAGGCGTGCTCATGCTGCCTGCCACAGTCTTGCTCTACCGCAAGCTAGGCATCTTCCTCATGATGGTCAAGTGCCTCAGCTGTGGCTTTGCCAGCTTCTTCTTCCAGTCCCTCTGCTGTTTCTTTGGGCCTGAGAAGAATTGTGGCCAGATCCTCTGGCCCTGTGGCCGCCTGCCCCGGGACTATGGAGTCCATGAGCCTGGTAGGGAGAAGACTGCCCGCCACCGCCCGGGGCCTGCTGGGGTCTCTTCAGCTGCATTCATTGAACAATATGAGCTCCAGCCCCTCGCCCGCCGCCGCAGCAACAGCTTCGACACCAGTACAGCCACCAGCAAGCTGTCCCATCGTCCCTCCGTGCTGTCTGAAGATCTTCAGCTCCAAGAAAGTCATTGCTATCCCCGGGCCCCTCTGCCACCTGCCTGCCAGGAAACTCTAAGGCCCGAACCCCAGGAGCCACTTTTGGACCATCAAGCTGTCTTTGGCCAGTGCCCAGCTCTACAGACCTCCTCCCCTTATAAGGACAGTAGCCCAGCCCCCAAAGTCTGGGCTGGAAAGGATTCCCAGAGTTTGGATGCTGTGACTCCACAGTCCACAAGCCAGCCTGTCACGCCTACTCATTCCTCCAAGGCTGAGGTGGAGGAGCCCCCTCGCTGCCTCTGTTCCTCAGCCAGCTCTCTGGAGGGGCTCAGTGTCTCAGATGAGACCTGCCTCAGCGCCTCAGAGCCCAGTGCCCCAGTTCCA from Trichosurus vulpecula isolate mTriVul1 chromosome 8, mTriVul1.pri, whole genome shotgun sequence harbors:
- the DISP2 gene encoding protein dispatched homolog 2, giving the protein MERGDSSGPSQGPGPGSASTLGPRAEQPPEEQHLAPDSSPLDSSQTEGPVPDPSQERRCPLHRCPVTTPLISSGPLPVSSTLQPQGQNLSSPSGPPRFSYPRAQQEYRGGYTLPGPGDRTALCSHHSSLSPSPVPSQRDGSWKPRPVQHHVVSVRHEQAFRIPRSYSQLIAEWPLAVLLVCLSIVLLCTIAGLLGGQMPDFSEPLLGFEPRDTDIGRKLAVWRIVQELTGHKKVFSLTPDPDLNSSDSSITMSPLDWGSAQEGLARPRRMVESWEDRGQDGFFCGPPENSYSQLVFMSTTAGSLWNLQAIQSMCRIEQEKIRSHAHFRDLCQRTSADECCPSWSIGNYIAVLYNRSSCLDITQGDIVRMLALLRACAPYYHRGTLVPACLGTQREKHPLCTHVPEKCARVSAIYQLLHFLVDRDFLSPQTADYQVPSLKYSLLFLPTKKGASMMGIYLDNLASSWELFDNYTSITGMDLGLKQQLFQHYLARDTVYPVLALGAIFLSISLYLRSLFITLMVLLAVVGSLLVAFFLYRVAFRLAYFPFVNLTAVVLLSSICANHTLVFFDLWSLSKSQLPSSGFPQRVSHTMHHFGYLLLVSGLTTGTAFYASYLSHLTAIRCFAIYMGTAVLVNLALMLTWLPSSMVLYERYLAPTCADRPQGYWGGSRHRRLALALQRQLRALQRALTGTSHLLFQRLLPCSVIKFRYIWICWFAALAAGGAYIAGFSPRLRLPTLTMPRGQVFRPSHPFERFDAEYRQQFMFERLPQGEGGHMPVAMVWGILPVDTGDPLDPRSNGTLVSDPTFSARGPQAQRWLLTLCHRARNQSFYYVEQEGEPTLCFVEELQRWMAGHRCAYHGPGLCCGHFHFPFGPQLFLHCLKMMALEQSPDGGRDLGPRFDAQGNLVALVLQFQTNFHYSVDYSQTHRFYLEVSRWLEGELSTAPGGLRNGWFTSRLDLYSLQHSLSTEPVVVLGLAIALSFAILLLGTWNVLLSLFSVIAIAGTVMLTLGLLVLLEWQLNAAESLFLSAAVGLSVDFTVNYCISYHLCPHPDRLSRVAFSLRQMSCATAVGASALFSAGVLMLPATVLLYRKLGIFLMMVKCLSCGFASFFFQSLCCFFGPEKNCGQILWPCGRLPRDYGVHEPGREKTARHRPGPAGVSSAAFIEQYELQPLARRRSNSFDTSTATSKLSHRPSVLSEDLQLQESHCYPRAPLPPACQETLRPEPQEPLLDHQAVFGQCPALQTSSPYKDSSPAPKVWAGKDSQSLDAVTPQSTSQPVTPTHSSKAEVEEPPRCLCSSASSLEGLSVSDETCLSASEPSAPVPDSAVSSPEVQDVARSPAPERGQLNGKRETLWLALRETVYAPSSPASHQSSSSWKGRGGVGGSPVVLPNSQPNLPDVWLRRSSTQNSGYSS